From a single Adhaeribacter swui genomic region:
- a CDS encoding PVC-type heme-binding CxxCH protein has translation MNLPRSLALLFLTLSLSASAAAAKPGVPMAKIKKLAKYDREYTLQTTILGYYGPDGKRNPVLQAKKGETVRIKIVNGELMTHDIALEKIGVKSKVLVEKGDTASVVFKATQSDTYFCTIPGHKAAGMVGKFEVVAEIASSEKVIPGIAPKNAGRVLNLNFEKGTLQDWTAEGDAFQSPIVSQDPSPVHEKDMKISMSGKHFVSSGGTKNYKLTGTLTSAPFLVNQPFAAFKVSGGALQDTRVELVRADNNQVFFQITGSGRATLQPVVVDLKDVQNKEIFIRLVDKETGISTIPYIGDDKWAHINFDDFQFYATRPDFPNELKPSDIAILPPIDPVLHAGLSGPEAAKAMTMAPGFTVKLAASEPQIIRPISFTIDPRGRLWVAEAHTYPVRAPEGQGRDRVLIFEDTDGDGTLDSRKVFAENLNLISAIEVGMGGVWLGSAPNLLFIPVDKSGDKPAGPPQTLLDGWGLDDTHEILNNFRWGPDGWLYGTHGVFTHSKVGAPGTPEDQRVKLNAGVWRFHPTTKKFELFSEGTSNPWGIDWNDYGHAFITVCVIPHMFHMIQGGRYQRQAGEHFNKFTYDDIKQSGDHVHWVGDRGPHAGNFRSDAKGGGHAHAGAMIYLGNENWPKELRNNVFMNNIHGSKVNVDQLNRKGSGYVASHDKDFLVTNDSWSQWLNFRYDPSGSVFAIDWYDKNQCHSSNPDVHQKTMGRIFKISHESDKFVKVDLAKASDKELVNYQLHKNEWYVRNARLILQKRGPNKKVHKALKEILKNNPDETRKLRAMWALHVTKGLDEKELLALLDEKSEYVRSWAIQLLAEDQNLSDAALKRFAEMAKNDQSAVVRLYLVSAMQRTAPEKRWETLEALAQHEEDKDDHNLPLMLWYAFEPMVPTDMNRAIELARKAKVNSILPFTVQRVAAINTPESKKALEGLQHHLGMMDHSHQNHTVQALVKKALEPK, from the coding sequence ATGAACTTACCCCGTTCTCTTGCATTGCTCTTTTTAACTTTATCTCTTAGTGCTTCTGCTGCTGCCGCCAAGCCGGGGGTGCCAATGGCAAAAATTAAAAAACTAGCCAAGTACGACCGGGAATATACCCTGCAAACCACCATTTTGGGTTACTACGGGCCCGATGGCAAACGCAACCCGGTGCTGCAAGCTAAAAAAGGCGAAACTGTGCGCATTAAAATCGTGAACGGCGAACTCATGACCCACGACATTGCCCTGGAAAAAATAGGGGTAAAAAGTAAAGTGCTCGTGGAAAAAGGCGACACCGCCAGCGTAGTTTTTAAAGCCACCCAAAGCGATACGTATTTCTGTACCATTCCGGGGCATAAAGCGGCCGGTATGGTGGGCAAATTTGAAGTAGTAGCCGAAATTGCTTCCTCGGAAAAAGTAATTCCGGGAATAGCGCCTAAAAACGCTGGTAGAGTTTTAAACCTGAATTTTGAGAAAGGTACCCTACAGGACTGGACCGCCGAAGGTGATGCTTTTCAGAGTCCGATTGTGTCGCAGGATCCTTCGCCGGTGCACGAAAAAGACATGAAAATCAGCATGTCGGGTAAGCACTTTGTGAGCAGTGGCGGCACTAAAAATTATAAATTAACTGGTACGCTAACTTCGGCGCCTTTCCTGGTGAACCAGCCATTTGCCGCCTTTAAAGTATCGGGCGGCGCCTTACAAGATACTCGCGTAGAATTGGTGCGGGCTGATAACAACCAGGTGTTTTTTCAAATTACCGGTTCGGGCCGGGCTACTTTGCAACCTGTGGTGGTTGATTTAAAAGACGTACAGAACAAAGAAATTTTCATCCGGTTAGTTGATAAAGAAACTGGTATTTCTACCATTCCCTATATTGGCGATGACAAATGGGCCCACATAAACTTCGATGATTTTCAGTTTTATGCTACCCGTCCTGATTTCCCGAATGAGTTAAAGCCAAGCGATATTGCCATTTTACCTCCAATCGATCCGGTTTTGCACGCCGGCTTATCTGGCCCGGAAGCCGCCAAAGCCATGACCATGGCACCCGGATTTACCGTGAAATTAGCCGCTTCCGAACCACAGATTATTCGCCCTATCAGCTTTACCATCGATCCCCGCGGCCGTTTATGGGTAGCCGAAGCGCATACCTATCCGGTACGGGCTCCCGAAGGCCAGGGCCGCGATCGGGTACTAATCTTTGAAGATACCGATGGCGACGGCACCCTGGACAGCCGCAAAGTATTCGCCGAAAATTTAAATTTGATCAGCGCCATTGAAGTGGGCATGGGTGGCGTATGGCTCGGCTCAGCGCCGAACCTCTTGTTTATTCCGGTAGATAAATCCGGCGATAAACCGGCTGGTCCGCCACAAACGCTGCTCGATGGTTGGGGCCTGGATGATACCCACGAAATTTTGAATAACTTCCGCTGGGGACCCGATGGTTGGTTGTACGGCACGCACGGCGTATTTACCCATTCCAAAGTAGGCGCACCAGGCACCCCCGAAGACCAGCGCGTTAAATTAAACGCCGGCGTGTGGCGCTTTCACCCGACTACCAAGAAATTTGAGTTATTCTCCGAAGGTACCAGTAACCCCTGGGGCATCGACTGGAACGACTACGGTCATGCTTTTATTACGGTGTGCGTAATCCCGCACATGTTCCATATGATTCAAGGTGGAAGGTACCAGCGGCAGGCCGGCGAGCATTTCAACAAATTCACCTACGACGATATTAAGCAATCTGGCGATCACGTGCACTGGGTCGGCGACCGTGGGCCGCACGCCGGTAATTTTAGATCGGATGCCAAAGGTGGTGGGCACGCCCACGCCGGGGCTATGATTTACCTGGGCAACGAGAACTGGCCGAAAGAACTGCGCAACAATGTGTTCATGAACAACATTCACGGCAGCAAGGTAAACGTAGACCAGTTAAACCGCAAAGGTTCGGGTTACGTGGCCAGCCACGATAAAGACTTTCTGGTTACCAACGATTCCTGGTCGCAGTGGCTGAATTTTCGCTACGATCCGAGCGGGTCGGTGTTCGCCATCGACTGGTACGACAAAAATCAATGCCACAGCTCTAACCCCGACGTGCACCAGAAAACCATGGGCCGGATTTTTAAAATCAGCCACGAGTCCGATAAGTTTGTGAAGGTAGATTTGGCTAAAGCGTCGGATAAGGAACTGGTAAATTACCAGCTGCACAAAAACGAGTGGTACGTGCGTAACGCCCGCTTAATTTTGCAGAAGCGCGGTCCGAACAAAAAAGTGCATAAAGCCCTTAAGGAAATTTTAAAAAATAACCCTGACGAAACCCGGAAACTCCGCGCCATGTGGGCTTTGCACGTAACCAAAGGCTTAGATGAAAAAGAGTTGCTGGCTTTATTGGATGAAAAGAGTGAATACGTCAGAAGCTGGGCTATTCAGCTTTTAGCCGAAGATCAAAACTTATCCGACGCCGCGCTTAAACGTTTTGCCGAGATGGCCAAAAACGATCAATCCGCGGTAGTTCGTTTGTACCTGGTGTCGGCCATGCAGCGCACCGCTCCGGAAAAACGCTGGGAAACGCTGGAAGCCTTAGCCCAGCACGAAGAAGATAAAGACGATCATAATTTGCCTTTGATGTTATGGTACGCTTTTGAGCCCATGGTACCCACCGATATGAACCGGGCAATTGAATTGGCCCGCAAAGCCAAAGTAAATTCCATTTTACCGTTCACCGTACAACGCGTAGCCGCCATCAACACTCCGGAATCCAAGAAAGCGCTGGAAGGCTTGCAACACCACCTGGGCATGATGGACCACAGCCACCAGAACCACACGGTACAAGCTCTGGTAAAAAAAGCCCTGGAACCGAAGTGA
- a CDS encoding LLM class flavin-dependent oxidoreductase: protein MEIGITTFVENTPDPSTGKLLAPYQRISNLMEEIELADQVGLDVFGIGEHHRPDFVVSSPAIVLAAAAVKTKNIKLTSAVTVLSSDDPVRVFQDFAHVDLLSKGRAEIMAGRGSFIESFPLFGNDLKDYHTLYAEKLDLLLKLNKSEKITWEGHHRPSIDNRGVYPRPYQPELPIWVAVGGTPESVVRAANYGLPMTLAIIGGMPERFVPFTNLYRETYQKAGHDTTKLQLGINSHGFIGEDSKKAADDFYGPYAFLMSQIGRERGWPPMNRPQFEMMRAPEGSLLVGSPQQVIDKILYNYELFQNTRFLLHISVGTLPHDKVLRAIELLGTVVAPAVKKAVGTTAELT, encoded by the coding sequence ATGGAAATTGGCATAACCACCTTCGTTGAAAATACGCCCGACCCGAGCACCGGCAAACTTTTAGCTCCGTACCAACGGATAAGCAACCTGATGGAAGAAATTGAACTGGCCGACCAGGTTGGCCTTGATGTGTTTGGTATTGGCGAACACCACCGGCCGGATTTTGTAGTTTCTTCGCCGGCCATTGTTCTGGCTGCCGCCGCCGTTAAAACCAAGAATATAAAACTTACCAGCGCCGTTACAGTACTAAGTTCCGACGATCCGGTGCGGGTTTTTCAGGATTTTGCCCACGTAGATTTATTATCTAAAGGCCGGGCCGAGATTATGGCGGGCCGGGGTTCTTTTATCGAATCTTTCCCGCTGTTTGGCAACGATTTAAAAGACTACCACACCCTATACGCCGAAAAGCTGGACTTACTTCTAAAACTTAATAAAAGCGAAAAAATCACCTGGGAAGGCCACCACCGACCCTCCATTGATAACCGCGGCGTTTACCCCCGCCCCTACCAACCCGAGTTGCCGATTTGGGTAGCCGTGGGTGGTACCCCAGAATCGGTGGTGCGGGCGGCCAACTACGGCTTACCCATGACTTTGGCCATTATTGGCGGCATGCCGGAGCGGTTTGTACCTTTCACCAACCTGTACCGAGAAACCTACCAGAAAGCCGGTCACGATACAACGAAACTGCAACTGGGTATTAACTCGCACGGGTTTATCGGGGAAGATTCAAAAAAAGCTGCGGATGATTTTTACGGACCTTATGCGTTTTTAATGAGCCAGATTGGCCGGGAACGCGGTTGGCCGCCCATGAACCGGCCGCAGTTTGAGATGATGCGCGCCCCAGAAGGTTCTTTGTTAGTAGGTAGTCCGCAGCAGGTAATTGATAAGATTTTGTACAACTACGAGCTTTTTCAGAATACCCGCTTTTTGTTGCACATTAGTGTGGGTACCTTGCCCCACGACAAAGTTCTGCGGGCGATTGAGTTATTAGGAACGGTTGTGGCTCCGGCGGTGAAAAAAGCTGTTGGTACAACAGCCGAGTTAACGTAA
- a CDS encoding CsbD family protein: MENNSFNDDAAELRARSNWTETKGKIRQQYAHLTDDDLEYSEGKQEEWFGKIGDKIGKAAQDVKSWIQGL, from the coding sequence ATGGAAAATAATAGCTTTAACGATGATGCTGCCGAGCTAAGAGCCCGCAGCAACTGGACCGAAACCAAAGGTAAAATCAGACAACAATATGCCCATTTAACCGACGATGATCTGGAGTATTCAGAAGGAAAACAAGAAGAATGGTTTGGTAAAATTGGCGACAAAATAGGCAAAGCCGCCCAGGATGTAAAAAGCTGGATTCAAGGTTTATAA